A stretch of Gadus macrocephalus chromosome 17, ASM3116895v1 DNA encodes these proteins:
- the ecsit gene encoding evolutionarily conserved signaling intermediate in Toll pathway, mitochondrial, with translation MKCARCLLRLQGLGSVVPSARPANRYAYLLQSTTAPVLTKPLVAFNSHGEASRHFHGSSAWAKSPPPSSDLKEKEKEIDKSLLSRDELFESVARNAKTKAAFDKAIEAFTKRDRRRRGHVEFIYAALQKMVEFGVERDLAVYNRLLDVFPKEVFVPRNFIQRMFNHYPRQQECAVQLLEQMENHGIMPNVDTKVLLVQIFGEKSHPMRKYQRLMYWFPRFKHVNPFPVPRLLPSDPVDLARLGLTRIANDLDAKVTVYQMPYTDITETGEEITLPHIVGTQSPDQVELLAKHDPSRPVFVEGPFPLWLRNVCVHYYVLRADPLPPGEKVEEPYDPERSLYYPLQLSLELERDMGDLGDDFDVEDLDEGPVFAMCMTGQGDQATLNQWVSGLQEANAVLGRVPTLFRLDAGPRELQSPAGESHRPHPPPETDPWVPGDEGGAGPARQEVDVTLEEEPQHSRGVKQ, from the exons ATGAAGTGCGCCCGCTGCCTTCTGAGGCTCCAGGGTCTGGGGTCAGTGGTACCCTCAGCAAGGCCGGCCAACCGGTATGCTTACCTTCTTCAGTCGACCACAGCCCCAGTGTTGACCAAGCCCCTCGTCGCTTTCAACTCTCATGGCGAG GCTTCGAGGCATTTCCATGGCAGCTCTGCGTGGGCAAAGAGCCCCCCCCCGTCTTCTGACCTgaaggagaaagaaaaagagatcGACAAGTCGTTGCTGTCTCGAGACGAGCTGTTCGAGAGCGTCGCTCGCAATGCCAAAACCAAGGCCGCCTTCGACAAGGCCATCGAGGCGTTCACCAAGAGGGACCGGCGGCGGCGCGGCCACGTGGAGTTCATCTACGCCGCCCTGCAGAAGATGGTGGAGTTCGGCGTGGAGCGGGACCTGGCGGTCTACAACCGGCTCCTGGACGTCTTCCCCAAGGAGGTGTTCGTCCCCAGGAACTTCATCCAGCGCATGTTCAACCACTACCCGCGGCAGCAGGAGTGCGCTGTGCAGCTGCTGGAGCAGATGGAGAACcacg GTATCATGCCCAACGTGGACACCAAGGTGCTGCTGGTGCAGATCTTCGGGGAGAAGAGCCACCCCATGAGGAAGTACCAGCGGCTGATGTACTGGTTCCCCCGGTTCAAGCACGTCAACCCCTTCCCGGTGCCCCGCCTGCTGCCCAGCGACCCCGTGGACCTGGCCCGCCTGGGGCTGACGCGTATCGCCAACGACCTGGACGCCAAGGTCACCGTGTACCAG ATGCCCTACACAGATATCACAGAGACCGGAGAAGAGATCACATTGCCGCATATAGTGG GTACCCAGAGCCCGGACCAGGTGGAGCTGCTGGCCAAGCACGACCCCAGCCGGCCGGTGTTTGTGGAGGGGCCCTTCCCGCTGTGGCTCAGGAACGTCTGCGTGCACTACTACGTCCTCAGGGCCGACCCGCTGCCCCCCGGGGAGAAG GTGGAGGAGCCCTACGACCCAGAGCGGTCTCTCTACTACCCTCTACAGCTCAGCCTGGAGCTGGAGCGGGACATGGGCGACCTGGGAGACGATTTTGACGTGGAGGACT tggACGAGGGCCCGGTGTTCGCCATGTGCATGACGGGCCAGGGGGACCAGGCCACCCTCAACCAGTGGGTCTCAGGCCTCCAGGAGGCCAACGCCGTGCTGGGCCGGGTCCCCACGCTGTTCCGCCTGGACGCAGGCCCCCGCGAGCTCCAGAGCCCGGCGGGCGAGAGCCACCGGCCACACCCCCCCCCGGAGACCGACCCCTGGGTCCCCGGGGACGAGGGGGGAGCCGGGCCGGCCCGACAGGAAGTGGACGTTACGCTTGAGGAGGAGCCCCAGCACAGCCGGGGAGTGAAGCAGTGA
- the si:dkey-28a3.2 gene encoding zinc finger translocation-associated protein yields the protein MTKYFDSASYGDADHGCGGGGGGGEDLGSLSDGAWRSRYLMDHDPLNQLLVCMVCGDLLYSHSLEGVRAHIEEAHPDTLDLEPPECRRILDAWDEQVSQRERFFTSQLQRHGATLAEANGS from the exons atgacaaAGTACTTTGATTCTGCCTCGT ACGGTGACGCCGACcacggctgcggcggcggcggcggcggcggcgaggaccTGGGCTCCCTCTCGGACGGCGCGTGGCGGAGCCGCTACCTCATGGACCACGACCCGCTGAACCAGCTGCTGGTGTGCATGGTGTGCGGCGACCTGCTCTACTCCCACAGCCTGGAGGGCGTCCGGGCCCACATCGAGGAGGCCCACCCGGACACCCTGGACCTGGAGCCGCCCGAGTGCCGCCGGATCCTGGACGCCTGGGACGAGCAGGTGTCCCAGCGGGAGCGCTTCTTCACCAGCCAGCTGCAGCGGCACGGCGCCACTCTGGCAG AAGCGAACGGGAGCTAA